From one Phycisphaerae bacterium genomic stretch:
- a CDS encoding ComF family protein, producing the protein MSPMHAVHWPFRWLGELVYPRACALCGTSLSPEAPWACPHCTSRFMDDLSRAFCPRCGRVAEPYMVSPDGCRHCKGQRVDIDALVRVGTYEGPAGELVLRYKLKRHQELDAILGTLVADAIAGQVWAGQIEALIPVPITLWERWGHGFWPVGLLVRAAARKLNVPVWRAAVVRGKKRRQAELPASARAANVRGIFRIKGPEHLAGRTICVVDDVATTNATINEMAKVLKKAGARAVFAAVVAKTTPEKIFSKNRAQGP; encoded by the coding sequence ATGAGTCCCATGCATGCGGTGCACTGGCCGTTCCGATGGCTGGGCGAGTTGGTCTACCCCCGCGCCTGCGCGTTGTGTGGCACGAGCCTGTCACCGGAGGCCCCCTGGGCCTGCCCGCACTGCACGTCCCGATTCATGGATGACCTGAGCAGAGCTTTCTGTCCGCGATGCGGGCGGGTGGCGGAGCCCTACATGGTTAGTCCGGATGGCTGCCGCCACTGTAAGGGACAAAGGGTCGACATTGACGCCCTAGTCCGTGTAGGGACGTACGAAGGCCCCGCCGGCGAGCTTGTTCTTCGCTATAAGTTAAAACGCCATCAAGAGTTAGATGCAATCCTGGGCACGCTGGTGGCGGACGCGATTGCCGGGCAGGTGTGGGCTGGCCAGATCGAGGCTCTGATACCTGTTCCAATCACCCTCTGGGAACGGTGGGGACACGGCTTCTGGCCGGTAGGTCTTCTGGTCCGGGCCGCGGCTCGCAAGCTGAACGTGCCGGTCTGGCGGGCGGCGGTGGTACGTGGCAAGAAGCGCCGCCAAGCGGAGTTGCCTGCCTCAGCCAGAGCCGCGAACGTCCGGGGGATCTTCCGGATCAAGGGACCCGAGCACCTGGCCGGCCGGACAATCTGCGTGGTGGACGACGTGGCAACCACGAATGCCACGATCAACGAGATGGCCAAGGTCCTGAAAAAAGCAGGGGCCCGGGCTGTTTTCGCGGCCGTGGTGGCCAAAACGACGCCGGAGAAGATTTTCTCGAAAAACCGGGCCCAGGGGCCTTGA